The nucleotide sequence TTTAATTAACTAAAAAGTGACTGACCAACACCTTGACCAACCGAAACATCGGGGGCATCGTGTGCATTAGCGGCGACGCCGCCATAACCGATTGCGGCTTGTGATCCTAAATCTGCAGCTTGCACATCGAAACTAGCTTGCGGCATATCACCAAGCATCTCCCCAAAACCTTGAGATTGCGAGGGTGCGGCTTGTCCTAAGCCTTGACTAACTCCCATTGTAGGAGATGGGCTTGATTTAGTGTCACCTAAACTTGGAGCGGGGGTTACTAAGTTAACTAGACCAGTGCCTGAACCTTTTACACCGGCAGAAAGCTTACCACCAGCACCAGCAGCCATACTCATGACTCCCGACTGTACGGCCTTACCAATATTGTCGACAATATCCAACAGCATGTCGGCTGACGCTTCAATACCTTCTTTTACACTGGACCATAGTTCATTACTCATAACCTACTAAGTATACCAGTTAGGAGGACATAAAACATGACATTTCTATGACAATCGGAGGGTTTACGCTTAAATACTACTATTTTTTTCCTGATAAACAAAGCATGGCATTTTCTGCGTTACTAACTTCGCACAGGCCTTCCTAGCCTGTGTTTCCGTCATATCAGCCAAACGGGCACGATAGAGCGTTTTACCCTTTACCTTCTGCTTATCGCCGACATGGATGCGCGCCACACGTAATAGCTTCGGCACCATACTTGCGGCATTAGAGGCCGCGACCATCGCCTCTCGAGATTCTTCATAGGCTCCGACCTGAACGCCCCACTCAGCACTCGCCTTAACCTGATACTTTAGATTGCTGTCAGGCGATTGATACGAAACCGGCATAAATTGACCGCGCGCACGCTGATAGTCTTTCATTTCAATATCATAGGCCGTTTTCGGCGCGGCTGGAACAGGAGGCGTAAACGACTTTGTTTTAAGCACCCTGCTAGTAAAATCAGCCGTCACATACTGCTTCGCCTGCGCGGCAGGAGCAGCTTGAAATGCAGCATATTGCTGCGGTGCTTGGGCAACTGGCTGAGACACAGCCGTTTTAACGACTTTTGGCGCCACTTGAGCAAATTGCTGTGATTGATTCCGCTGTTGAGGCACTCCCACCAGTTCCTGAGGTTTTGCTCGCGGCAATGGATCATTATTCAACACAAATTGGCGACGATTCGTCTGCAACGTCATACGCGCGAAAGTACGTTCCACTAGTTTAACCATCTTATCATCACGTTTTTTGGAAGTTTCACCGCCAAGCACCACGCCAATGATCGACTTACCACGGCGCGTTGCCGAAGTAATAAGGTTAAAACCAGAAGCACGGATATAGCCTGTTTTTAAGCCATCTGCACCGGTGATACGGCGCATCGCGTTATTGTGACTCTTATATTGTTTTTTCTTATATTTAAACTTATCGGTACGGAAAAAGTGATAATATTCAGGATAATGGCGGCGTAACGCCAGCGCTAGCACGGCCATATCACGCGCCGTTGTGACTTGCTGACGATTGGGCAAACCTGATGCATTCTTAAAAGTGGTATTTTGCATCCCTAAACGACGCGCCACCGCCGTCATGCGTTTCGCGAATTTATATTCCGATCCACCCAGTTTCTCGGCCATAATCACCGCAACATCATTCGCAGAGCGTACGACGAGAGCCTTAATGGCATCTCGAACAGTAATACGATCACCCTTTTTCATTCTTAAGTTAGTACTCGGCATGCTCGCTGCCTTTTTCGACGCTTTGAGCACCGTTCCCATACCTACTTTTCCTGTGCGCAAGGCATCAAAGGTCATGTAGAGGGTCATTAATTTCGTAAGGGAGGCGGGATAGCGCTGCTTACTCGCATTTTCAGCATGGAGCACCTTACCGGAATTTGCATCAATCATAAGAGAGGCGTTTTTGCTGCCCGCAGAGACAGAAGAAAGGGGCGAAACAGCCAATATCAACGCTGCAATCGCAATCAAAAGTAGATTATCAGGGTATACGGCCCTGTTATTCATACAAATTCCCCTGTTTAACGTCTTATTGTAACACTTATGCGTTACTTTTTTATTAAGGTAGCCTGATAATCGCTGGTTTCTCTACTATTGCAAGCCTTAGGCGCCCTAAAGTTTAACCTTTTTTCATTTATGGTTACTTATGCAACACGGCTTTGGCCAATTTCGGCAAATCCCCTTCCGTTCCCATCGCATGACGCATGAAAGAATCACGCAGACTTGGCCACTGATTCACTAGAGCAAAACCTGTATTACGCGCTAATGAAAGAATCGTACTGCTATTAGAGAATAGGCTATTCAATCCATCGGTTGCCGCCAGCATCGCCGTCGCATCAAAACGACGCCATTTTTGGTAACGCGCTAATACTCCTGCAGAACCGATATCTTCACCTGCGGCCAATGCTTGCACAATCACTTCCTCTAACACTGCAACATCGCGGAAACCAAGATTAACGCCCTGCCCGGCAATCGGATGCATCCCATGCGCAGCATCGCCTAAAAGAGCAAAACGATCTGCTGTATATTCCTTAGCCAGCACCGCCGTTAGCGGATAGCTCCAAAGCCGTGTTTCTAACTTCACTTCTCCCAGATAACTCTGCAGCTTATCTTTAAGGTAAACTAGAACTTCTTGCGCCGGAAGTGCACAAATCGCTTTTGCTGTCGCGGTCGGCTCCACCCATACGAGAGACGCCCTATTGCCCTGCATCGGCAACACAGCAAATGGCCCATTCGCAAAGAAACGCTCGAGCGCCACTCCCTTATGCGGTTTTTCATGCGAGATCGTCGCCACAATTGCAGTTTGCTTATAATCACGCTCAATTACGTCAATCTCCGCCCACTGGCGCAAGCGAGAGAATTTACCATCAGCCGCCACAAGTAAGCTCGCCTGAACAGAGTCTCCACTCTCTAATGTTAGAGTCACTCCGCCTTCCACACGCGCAGTCTCTTGCAGTAGGTCAGGCGCCATCACCGTAACGGATTGATGTTTTTTCACCTCGGCGAGGAGTGCCGTGCGCGTATGACGATTTTCGATAATATGCCCCATCGGCTCGTTACCGGCGTTACGGTGGTCATAATGCACCTGGCCAAAGCCGCCCGCCTCATGCACACAGATATCCTTGATCGGCTCAGCATGGGCAAACATCGCATCCCACACGCCAATATTTTGCAAAATACGCTGCGAGCCAAGCGAGATAGCACTAACACGCCCATCAAATTCCGGTAATTGCTGCTGGGTTAAATCAGCCTTATCGATAATAACCGTCGAGATATCCTGTCGCCCCAAAGCGACCGCAAGCGCTAAGCCTGTCATCCCCGCACCAACAATCGCAACATCAAAACGTTTCACCATAGGATAAGTAATGTGGTGAAAAGCGCTTCAATACTCAAGCAATATTCACGAAAAACTTTGATTGATTGGAGACTCGCAACTGCTATCACTGCGCTCATGAAAATCATCAGTTGGAATATCAATTCCGTCCGCCTTCGCTTACCCATCGTTTTGCAACTTTTAAAGGATCAGAATCCAGATATTCTGTGCTTGCAGGAAACCAAAACGCCGGATGAGCACTTCCCGCTTGAAGCACTCAAAGCCGCGGGCTACCCGCATATCGAGATTCGGGGTGAGAAAAGCTATAATGGTGTCGCGATAATCTCGAAACATCCCATCAGCAAAGTCGAGCGCATCGAATTTGGCGGCAATGCGCATACTCGCCACATCGGCGTCACGCTTGAAAGCGGGTTTGAGGTGCATAACTTCTATATCCCCGCCGGCGGGGATATCGCCGATCCTGTCAGCAACCCTAAATTCGCGCATAAACTGCAATTCTTAGCTGACATGACAGAATGGTCCACCAAGCAAAGCGATGCGCGCAAGCAAGTGATCGTCGGTGATTTTAATATCGCGCCACTAGAACATGATGTCTGGTCGAGCAAGCAACTGCGCAAAGTCGTCAGCCACACGGACCTTGAACGTGAAAAGCTTGAACTCCTCAAACAAGCGGGCGGATGGATTGATAGCCATCGCGAATTCACGCCGCATGACGAAAAACTCTATAGCTGGTGGAGCTATCGCGCCAAAGATTGGGAAGCGGCTAATAAAGGCCGTCGCCTTGATCATATTTGGGTATCCCCCGCATTAAAGGACGATTTAGTGTCTACAGAAACTCTCAAATCAGCACGCGGTGGAGACAAGCCTTCTGACCACGCCCCCATCATCACTGAATTAACCTAAAAAAAGGGCCGCCTCAAATTGAGACGGCCTAGGTAGTAACATTCAGGGAGTTAAATAGAATGTCACGACATATAGCTGTGCATAAGGGCTAGCTACATCCCGAAAAATTCTGTTTTTAAGTGTGGTGCGCTTCTAATGTACGAGAAGCGGTTCCAAACGGAACTGACGTGCGGTGTAAAATGCTGCGTCATAATTATTAAAACTTGCAAGTACTTCGCCATTCTCTGAACACACGGCATACCCTTTATTCTCACCATTGCGCGAGGCGCGAATATAAGTAAGAGGTTTCTTCTTCGGCTGATTAAGCGAAGATTCTAAAAGCTTGGTGTTATCACCTGTGGTATCTAAATTTGTCGTTTGCATTGTTTTAATGTCCTTCCATTACCGTCAATATAACGGAAATATCCGCGAGTAGTGTTACAGTTATGTTACATTCCTTAACGAAATGTTAATCTTTGGACTCGCGTAGGAATTGCTTTTAGCACAAAAACCACCTAAACTCACCCTTAAATTACAAAAAAAGATATTCATATATGAATACACAGACATTGGGGATAGGTGGAGCGTTGCTCCAGTTTACACAGAGACGGATACGCGAATTTGCGGGCATCTTCTGGTTTTTATTAGCTTTTTTCCTTACACTTTCACTTATCAGCTACGATTCATCTGACCCTTCTTATAACGTTGTCAGCGAACAATCCTTCCATAATTGGCTCGGTTTTACCGGCGCCATTACAGCAGACTTCTTGCTTCAATCCATCGGCCTCGCGAGTATTTTCATCGTTTTAACCTTCCTGGGATGGGGATGGCGCCAATTTATTCGTCATGGTGAGCTTTTTATACTACTACGCACCGCAACGCTGCTTTTAGCCCTACTTGCCGCCTCTTTCTTATTCAGCCTCATACCTTTTCCTTCCGGCTGGCCGATTTCTGCTGGATTAGGCGGGGCGATCGGAAGCCTACTCGAAGCGCAGCTCCCTGCTGGACCGATCAAACTCATCGGCGCGGCCTTTATGATCGTCGCTTTCCTTGCTCTCTGGGGCATTAGCTCTGGCATCAATCCACGTGAATGGAAAGGTATTAACCTACTGCTTGGTTACGTAGTTTTCACTATCATCCGCAAAATCACAAGCCTCTTCCGCTATAGCAGCCGCGTTACGTTTGATGGTTACGAATTACCGAAGATAAGCACCTTGATTCGATTCCTGCCATTTATTGGCAATAAAGAAGAGGGCGAAATTCAGAACCCACGCCCCAAGAAACGTCGCGCACGACACAAAACTGCAAAACCAGAAATACAAGAGCACCCCCGACCGGAGCCTAAAGTCAGTAAACGCGTACAGAAAACGTCTAAAAAAGAAGAACAGGCAAGCCTGCAACTCACCCGCCGCGAAGGTGGATATGAGTTGCCGGATATAAGCTTGATGAAACCCCCGCCCAAATCTTCACGCAAACACACATTGAGTGATACGGCGTTAGAACAGAATGCCCGACTTCTGGAATCTGTTTTGCATGATTTCGGTGTAAAGGGAGATATTGTCGGCATCCGCCCTGGCCCTGTCGTCACCCTCTATGAACTAGAACCTGCCGCCGGTACAAAATCTTCACGCGTGATTGGCCTAGCAGACGATATTGCGCGCTCTATGAGTGCTATCTCTGCGCGTATTTCGGTCATCCCAGGCCGTAACGCCATGGGGATAGAACTACCAAATAGCAAACGCGAAACGGTCTATTTCCGCGAGATGCTAGAAGATGGCGAGTTCACGCAAACCGATAGTGACCTGCCCCTTGCACTCGGCAAGGATATTGGCGGGCAACCAGTAGTGGTTGATCTCGCAAAAATGCCTCACTTGCTCGTCGCAGGTACGACCGGTTCGGGTAAATCCGTCGCGATTAATACGATGATCGCCTCGCTGCTTTACCATCACACGCCGGAAGAATGTAAGTTCATCATGATTGATCCGAAGATGCTTGAACTCTCGGTTTATGAAGGTATCCCTCACCTACTCTGTCCGGTTGTGACGGAACCACCGAAAGCCGTTGTCGCCCTCAAATGGACGACCAAAGAGATGGAAAATCGTTACCGCTTAATGGCCAATCTCGGCGTGCGTAACGTGGCCGGCTATAATAAACGCATCCGCGCCGCTAAGACGAAAGGCGAAGAATTAAAACGCACCGTCCAAATCGGATTTGATCCTGAAACCGGCAAGCCAATCTACGAAGACCAGCCGATGGATATGAACCCGCTACCCTTTATTGTGGTCGTGGTCGATGAAATGGCAGACCTTATGTTAGTCGCCGGTAAAGACATCGAAACCAGTATCCAACGGCTTGCTCAAATGGCACGTGCCGCTGGTATCCATATTATCATGGCCACACAGCGCCCATCGGTCGATGTGATTACCGGTGTCGTTAAAGCCAACTTCCCAACCCGTATCAGTTTCCAAGTCACCTCACGTATTGATAGTCGCACGATCTTGGGCGACCAAGGGGCGGAACAACTGCTCGGCATGGGTGATATGCTCTATATGGCGGGTGGCGGTAAAGTCACGCGTGTGCATGGCCCGTTCGTGTCTGATAAAGAAATCGAACATTTAGTATCCTTCATTAAAACCCAAGGCGAGCCTAATTATGTCGAAGATGTAACCATTGACCCAGATGAAGCAGGTGATCTGTTCGATGGCGGCGGCGAGATGGATGAAGAAACCATGCTCTATAATCAAGCCGTCAACATCGTACGCACCGACAATAAAGCCAGTACGTCATACATCCAACGCAAGTTAAAGATCGGCTATAACCGCGCCGCACGCCTGATTGATAGAATGGAAGAAGAAGGCGTCGTCAGCCAAGCCAACCACGTAGGCAAGCGCGAACTTCTTTAAGCTAATTTTCTGGCTTGACTTACCCGCCCAGATTGTATTTATTGGCACAATAGTATCTAGGTTAGATACTTCGGGGCTTTCAAAAACCTCTCCACAAGCGGTTGTGTGACAGCAATCGTTAACTACACTGTCTCCTCGTTCCTAGGGTCGGGGTGGTGACGTTATGTAACAGGCTCACGCTGAAAGCGTCGCAGCTATCTTGTGGTAGTTTTTGAACACCCCGGCCACCAGTGGGGCTTCCCCGCTGGTGGTCACTCACTCATTATGAGTCGGGAGGATCGGGGAATAAAAGACCATAGCTTAACACTAGGGAAATACCCGGTTGAATGTTGTAAATAAGAACAAGCCTCCCGGCGGTTGTGGGGGATGCCCGAACCTGTTGGGCGATAGCCCTGAAAACAAACTTAGTCTTTTTTCTTAATCATGGTGCCAGCACCGGCTTCAGTGAAGATTTCCACCAGCATCACATGCGGGATACGCCCATCGAGGATGTGCGCTTTGCTTACGCCTGCATTCAGCGAGCTGACGCAGGTTTCAAGTTTTGGAATCATACCGCCACTGATCGTGCCGTCCTGCATGAGTTGATCCACTTCGCCTAAGCTTAATTCGCTGAATAGCTCACCATCTTTGGCCAACACGCCGGGGATATCGGAGAGCATGATGAGCTTCTCCGCACCAATCGCCGCAGCGACAGCACCGGCTGCGGTATCGGCATTAATGTTATAGGTCTCGCCATCTTCGCCAATACCAATCGGCGCGATTACGGGAATAAAGTCAGACTTCGTGAATTCTTCCATAATGGCGGGGTTTACCTTTGTCGGCTCGCCTACAAACCCTAGATCCAACACGCTTTCAATATTGGAATCCGGATCTTTCTTCGTGCGCTGCAGCTTTTTGGCTTGAATGAGGTTACCATCTTTACCTGACAGCCCCATCGCTTGCCCGCCGGCTTTTTGAATCGCCGTAACGATAGATTTATTGATCGCGCCCGAAAGCACCATCTCCACCACATCAACAATACTCTCTGTGGTGACACGCAAGCCATCGACAAATTCGCTCTCAATATTCAAACGCTTCAGCATGCTCGCAATTTGCGGCCCGCCGCCATGAACAACAACCGGGTGGATACCAATTTGTTTAAGCAGCACGATATCACGCGCGAATTTTTCCGCGAGCGTATCATCGCCCATCGCATGACCGCCATATTTCACCACGAAAGTTTTACCCGCAAAATGACGCATATAAGGCAAAGCCGCGGCAACGGTTGCAGCCGTGCGAAGCCATTTATCTTGGCGGCCAGATAGGGGGTATTTTTTCATCGTTTAACTGCTCAGCAGCCCTTTAATTTCTTTACGGATAGCCTCTATACCATCATTCTTTTCAGAGCTGCTAGCGATAATTTCAGGATGCGCCGCGCCGCGCATACGCACGAAAGCTTCGCATTCATCTATCACTTTGGCGAGTTCCGTCTGTTTGATTTTATCGACTTTTGTCAGGATTAATTGATAATTTACCGCTGAATCATCGAGCAACTTTATCATCTCAATATCAACGTCTTTGATACCATGGCGGCTATCTATCAACAGGAATACTCGGCGTAAATTAGGACGACCCAGCAGGTATTCTTTCATCGTCTTATGCCATTTTTTTATATCGTCTTTGCTCGCACGCGCGTAGCCGTAACCTGGAATATCGACGAGGAAGAACTGCTCATCCACTTCGAAAAAATTGAGTGCCTGTGTGCGCCCTGGAGTATTAGAAGTACGCGCCAGCTGCTTGCGGCCAGTCAGTGCATTTAATAAGCTGGATTTCCCAACATTTGAACGCCCTGCGAACGTCACTTCCATGGCTTTCGGTGGGGGCACATAGTCTAACGTTGGGCAGCTCATAATGAACTCCGCATTTTTGAAATTTACCGCCATTTAGCTACGCCGCATCTTCCTGCTGGCTTAACTCATCCAACATACGATTTAATTGTTTACGAATAATCTTCAGATGCTTCTCCGATGACATACGATGATCGCCATCATCCACTAACAGAGTGCGGACATCTTTACTGGCGAGTTTCTCATTCAATGTCATGGCGAATTCCCATGGCACATCCTCATCCTTCATGCCGTGCACAAGCATCACCGGGCAATTAATATCGATATTGCCATCAAGCACGAGATGCTCGCCACTTTCAGCAATCAGGTTCATGGTGATCTTATAAGGCTCTTCATCGTAGCAATTGGGGATTTCAATGACGCCTTTTTCGCGCATTTCAGTTTGCTGCTCCGGCGTAAATTTATCCCACATCAGTAATTCCGTGAAATCAGGCGCTGCCGCAATACCGAGCAAACCGGCGACTTTCTTCGGACGTTTGAGTGCGACAAGCAGCATCAACCAACCGCCCATCGACGAACCAACAAGGATTTGTGGTTTTCCGCCCGCAAGTTCATCCAGCACCGCAATCGCGTTATCGGCCCAACGACCGATCGTACCTTCAACAAAAGCACCGCCCGATTCACCATGACCAAAATAATCAAAACGAATGAATTGCTGACCACGCTCTTTACAGAACTCTTCCAAAGCCATGGCTTTACTGCCCGTCATATCAGAGCGGAAACCGCCTAAAAAGATAACCCCCGGTGTTTCACCGTCGGTTTTATGATACGCTATTTCACCCCCATCAGGGCATTTGAACATCTGTGGCTTCATTTTTACTGGTATCTTTCTTATCTAATCAGTAACAGTGTTGCCATTGTTGAAGGTAAATGAACGGTTAATCAATAGTAATTATGGTTAAAGTACTCCAAGTGCTCCCCGAGCTAGGTAGTGGCGGCGTTGAACGTGGCACGGTTGAAGTCGCACGCGCATTGCAAGAGTCAGGCTCACAGGCTTTAGTCGCCTCTGCAGGCGGCGTCATGGTCGATGAACTAACCCGATACGGCGCCACGCATTTCGAACTCCCACTCACCAGCAAAAACCCATTCACTATGTGGCAAAACGTGCTACGCCTAAGCGAGATCATCAAACGCGAGAAAGTTGAGATCGTCCATGCACGTTCGCGCGCGCCGGCTTGGTCGGCTTATTATGCCGCCAAACGCACAGGCGTTCCCTTTATCACCACCTTCCACGGCGTTTATAATGGCTACGGCAAAGGCTTAAAGCACCGCTATAACGAGATCATGACCCGTGGCGAACGTATCATCGCCGTTTCCAATTTCGTCGGCGAACACGTCGCCAAAGAATATGGCGCTTCCTCTGATATTATCCGTGTAATTCATCGCGGCGCCGATGTGGAATATTTCCATCCAGAGAAAAGCAGCGGCGTACGCACGATGGATCTCTGCCAAAAATGGCATCTGCCGGAAGGGCTTCCTGTTATCCTACTGCCTGGCCGCCTCACCCGTTGGAAAGGGCAACATGTGCTGCTCAAAGCACTCAGCCAGCTACCGCATCGCCAGTTTTATTGCGTACTCCTAGGCGAACAAGGCAAACACCCTGGCTATAAACGCGAGTTAGAAAAACTTGTCGAAAAATATAAACTACACGGGCATGTCCGCATGGCCGGCACCTCACGCGATATGCGTGATGCCTATAATGTGGCTGATGTGGTTATCTCGCCGGCCATAGAGCCGGAAGCTTTTGGCCGTGTGCCGGTCGAGGCGCAAGCGATGGGAAAACCAATCATTGCCACCTCGCATGGCGGTGCGATGGAGACCGTGATGACTGGCGAGACGGGAACGGGATGGCTCGTGCCTCCCGGAGATTCTAAGGCACTCTCGCAAGCGATTGAACAAGCCCTCATGCTCGATGAGAATTCAAAGCAAGCTCTCGCCCAGAATGCACGTCAACATGTGGTTGCAAACTTCAGTACCGAAGCCATGTGTAACAAGGTACTTGGCGTGTATGACCAGGTGATTAAAGATCGAAAACTAGTGCCAAAAGCCGCTTAAATTTTTACCTCATGCAACGAGCCACCTTCGACTGAAGAGGTCCTGACTTGCTCTTCACACCCGATCATGATCGCTTCAGGAGTCGCTTCACCAATCATATGGAAAGCAATACTAATTTCCGGATCTACACGTTTCCCTGTATCCAAAATCACTGGCATCGAAGCGGCTGACCAACGTAAACGGTTCAGCACCAAACGTGCTGATTCAGGCGTTATTTGCATCAGAATAAGCCCTAAAGCCTGCCCTGAAAACAAACCCACCGTATCTTCAGTACGCAAACGCTGCGCACAAAGCTGTCCAAGATGCTTCAACACCTGATACGGCACCTGCGCGCCCATCATCGCCGAAAGTTCTGCCGTATTATCTAACTGCAATACTGCAAAACAAGCCGTTGCTTCGCGCTTCTTGGCAAAAAATTGAAATAGCTCAAGATCCTTCATAAGCGAGGAACGGTTAGGTAGCCCTGTTTGTTCTTCGAGCACTTCATGCCCACGGAAATTCTCTTTCAGAACCTCCTTAAAGCCATCATTTTCCAGAGCCACACGCTCATCTTCCAACACAAGGTGGAAAGTTGGATTAGAGTCCATCACCTCTGAACGCACGACACGTAGGCGAAATTCTTGCATCGCACCGTTTTTTGTTTTTAAGCTGAGCTTGCGCACGCGCATCAACGCATCGGCCACATCATCTTGTCCTACAACAAAGTGGATACGCTCATCCAAAACCTCACGTAAATTATCATCAACAAGCTCGTGCAGGCGCTTACCCACCACTTCCTCGCTACTGTAACCTGTGATCTTCTTGGCTTGCTCGTTAATAGCGGCAACCTCAATGCGTTGCGCATTATTATCCTGACACACGATCAAAACCGCGTCATGACGACGATAAGTGTTTAACATAGATCAATCCTTCGTTGCTCATCCAGCTGTATCACTATAAACATTAAATTGTTAAAAACGGGTTAAAAAACAAAATGAACGACCATAAGAAGCGATTACGTTACCAAAGCTGGCACCGAGGCTGCAAAGAGACCGATGATATTCTCGGCCCTTTCGCCGATGCATGGCTACCTAAGGCCGAAGATATAAGCGCCTTTGAAGCCCTTTTAGAGGAAGATGATTGGGATATTTACCGCTGGCTGACCGACGCCCAAGCCAAACCCGAAGAACACAAATCCATCATCGCCGAGATTCAAACCTTTCAGATGGCTAAAGTAAAACTCAAGAATGCCTAACCACTTTATCTATTCAGACACCCCTAAGGAGGCGGAGGCCTTTGTTGCGGCTCGGGTGAGTCATGAGTCGGCTAAGCCGGTTTTATTCGTTGCGCCTAATGATCGCGAGATGGATTTAGCGGTGCAGCAGCTTCAAGCCTTTGCGAAAAGCGCGGTCATCCTGCCCTTGCCGGCATGGGATTGCCTGCCTTATGATCGCAGTTCGCCGAAACATTCTTTGATGGCGCAAAGGCTCTCCACGCTGTCGCATATTTTAAACACACCGCCGGGCAAGCGTCTGATTATCGTCACGACGATTAATGCGCTCACACAGAAACTCCCGCCGCGCAGCTCGATTGAGCATGCGACGCTCTTGCTGACTCAAGGCTCGGACCTCAACCGCGATGCGCTGATGCGTTACTTGGTCGCCAATGGCTATACGCGCGTGAGTAAGGTGATGGAACCCGGCGAATTTGCCCTACGCGGAAATATTATTGACCTCTTTCCGAGCGGCTATGAACATGGCTGTCGTATTGATCTGTTCGGCGATGAGATTGAATCAATCCAAGGATTTGATCCGCTCAGCCAGCGCTCCGATAAGAAGGAAATTGGGGAGATCACCCTGCACCCTGTGAGCGAAGTGCTACTTGATGAGAAATCTATCGAACGCTTCCGCGATAATTACCGTGAAAGCTTCGGCGCAATTAGCAAACCGGATCAACTCTATAATTCCATCAGCCAAGGCCATACGCACCCGGGAATGGAACATTGGTTGCCGCTATTTTACGGGCACCTCGACACGCTCTATACTTACCTGCCGGATGATGTGATTACGATATTCGCGCATCAAACCGAAATTGCCCGCACGGACCGATGTGAGGTGATTGACGATTATTTCCAAGCACGTAGTCAGATGATTATCCGTGACGCGGCGATCTATCACCCGCTCCCCCCCGCACGGCTTTACGTGATGGAGGATGAATGGCAAGTGCTCACCCATAATATTCAGCACATCACCCTCTCGCCCTTTTCGGATGCGAAAGGTGCCAGCCAAGCCATCAAACAGGGACGTGAATTTTCCGGTGAAAGACGCGATGGCAAGAACCCGTTCGAGTTTGCAAGAACGTATATTCAGCAACAGATTAATGATGGCAAGCAGATCTTTATCGCCTCTATCTCTGATGGCTCGCAGGAGAATTTAAAAGAGAAACTGACACTCGCGGCCAAAACAAAAATCGTGACCGTGCCGCTAGCGCGCGGGTTCGTTTCGAACAGAGTCGCTGTTATTTCGGAGCAAGATATCCTCGGCGAGCGCCGTGTACAGAAACGTACAAAGCGCAGAACCTCCGAACAGTTTTTCGCCGAAGCCGCCAACTTCACCGAAGGCGAATTGGTCGTGCATAAGGAAAATGGCATTGGCCGCTTTGAAGGACTTGTCACCGTCGAAGCAGGAGGCATAAGCCATGATTGCCTCAAGCTCGTTTACGCTGAAAACTCTCGCCTGTTCCTGCCGGTTGAAAATATTGATATCATCACCCGCTACGGCGATGTAGGTGACGGCGATGGCGAAAACTTGCTGGACAAACTCGGCGCGAGTAACTGGCAAAACCGTAAAGCA is from Rickettsiales bacterium and encodes:
- the yihA gene encoding ribosome biogenesis GTP-binding protein YihA/YsxC; this translates as MSCPTLDYVPPPKAMEVTFAGRSNVGKSSLLNALTGRKQLARTSNTPGRTQALNFFEVDEQFFLVDIPGYGYARASKDDIKKWHKTMKEYLLGRPNLRRVFLLIDSRHGIKDVDIEMIKLLDDSAVNYQLILTKVDKIKQTELAKVIDECEAFVRMRGAAHPEIIASSSEKNDGIEAIRKEIKGLLSS
- a CDS encoding succinate dehydrogenase assembly factor 2, translated to MNDHKKRLRYQSWHRGCKETDDILGPFADAWLPKAEDISAFEALLEEDDWDIYRWLTDAQAKPEEHKSIIAEIQTFQMAKVKLKNA
- the argB gene encoding acetylglutamate kinase, with the translated sequence MKKYPLSGRQDKWLRTAATVAAALPYMRHFAGKTFVVKYGGHAMGDDTLAEKFARDIVLLKQIGIHPVVVHGGGPQIASMLKRLNIESEFVDGLRVTTESIVDVVEMVLSGAINKSIVTAIQKAGGQAMGLSGKDGNLIQAKKLQRTKKDPDSNIESVLDLGFVGEPTKVNPAIMEEFTKSDFIPVIAPIGIGEDGETYNINADTAAGAVAAAIGAEKLIMLSDIPGVLAKDGELFSELSLGEVDQLMQDGTISGGMIPKLETCVSSLNAGVSKAHILDGRIPHVMLVEIFTEAGAGTMIKKKD
- a CDS encoding glycosyltransferase family 4 protein produces the protein MVKVLQVLPELGSGGVERGTVEVARALQESGSQALVASAGGVMVDELTRYGATHFELPLTSKNPFTMWQNVLRLSEIIKREKVEIVHARSRAPAWSAYYAAKRTGVPFITTFHGVYNGYGKGLKHRYNEIMTRGERIIAVSNFVGEHVAKEYGASSDIIRVIHRGADVEYFHPEKSSGVRTMDLCQKWHLPEGLPVILLPGRLTRWKGQHVLLKALSQLPHRQFYCVLLGEQGKHPGYKRELEKLVEKYKLHGHVRMAGTSRDMRDAYNVADVVISPAIEPEAFGRVPVEAQAMGKPIIATSHGGAMETVMTGETGTGWLVPPGDSKALSQAIEQALMLDENSKQALAQNARQHVVANFSTEAMCNKVLGVYDQVIKDRKLVPKAA
- a CDS encoding diguanylate cyclase, whose product is MLNTYRRHDAVLIVCQDNNAQRIEVAAINEQAKKITGYSSEEVVGKRLHELVDDNLREVLDERIHFVVGQDDVADALMRVRKLSLKTKNGAMQEFRLRVVRSEVMDSNPTFHLVLEDERVALENDGFKEVLKENFRGHEVLEEQTGLPNRSSLMKDLELFQFFAKKREATACFAVLQLDNTAELSAMMGAQVPYQVLKHLGQLCAQRLRTEDTVGLFSGQALGLILMQITPESARLVLNRLRWSAASMPVILDTGKRVDPEISIAFHMIGEATPEAIMIGCEEQVRTSSVEGGSLHEVKI
- a CDS encoding alpha/beta hydrolase gives rise to the protein MKPQMFKCPDGGEIAYHKTDGETPGVIFLGGFRSDMTGSKAMALEEFCKERGQQFIRFDYFGHGESGGAFVEGTIGRWADNAIAVLDELAGGKPQILVGSSMGGWLMLLVALKRPKKVAGLLGIAAAPDFTELLMWDKFTPEQQTEMREKGVIEIPNCYDEEPYKITMNLIAESGEHLVLDGNIDINCPVMLVHGMKDEDVPWEFAMTLNEKLASKDVRTLLVDDGDHRMSSEKHLKIIRKQLNRMLDELSQQEDAA